The nucleotide sequence aaataggcagtctaactttgtgccaAATAGACAGCAAGGACACCAACAGCAGTACCATCCTcgcccaccaccaccaccactcccTTCAAACTCAAGTCCGTCCATGGAAGAAATGATGAAGCAATTACTTGCTAACCAACAAAAGACGGATTCAGACCTGCAAAGCATGAGAAATCAACTGGGACAGGTGCAATCattgcaaaatcaaatgaatcaaatggctataacaatcaaccgtttggagtcccaagttcaaggaaagttgccatctcaacctgagGCAAATCCAAAGAATGTAAGCGCAATGACCttaaggagtggcaaggaagttCAAGGACCCGAACCGGTGATTCCTAAAGACAAGGACGAGGAACGGATTGAGAAAGAATTGAAAGAGGAGGGCACagacaacaaaaatgcaaaggTAACCTCGAACCCAATTCCTACAACTAAAACTAATCCACCTCCCTTTCCTAGCAGGTTAGAGAAACCAAAGAAGCAAGATAAGGAAAAAGAGGTCTTGGAGATCTTTCGCAAGGTGGAGATCAACATACCCCTGCTGGATGCGATTAAACAAGTACCCAGGTACgcaaaatttttgagggacTTGTGTGCCAACCGCAAGCGGTTGAAGGGGGATGAACGAGTTATAGTTGGGGAGAATGTTTCAGCAATTCTACAAAGGAAACTTCCACCAAAatgcggagatccaggtatgtttactattcctTGTAGGATAGGTAATACTTTGATTGGAAAGGCCATGTTAGACCTAGGAGCCTCGATTAATGTCATGCCAAAGTCCATTTATGCTTCATTGAACTTAGGCCCTTTGAAAGAGACTGGGATAATAATCCAATTAGCTGACAGGACCAATGCATACCCTGACGGGTtgattgaagatgttttggtaaaaattaatgaattgatttttccagctgatttttatgtgctcgaCATGGAGGATGAACACTCCCGTGATCCGTCACCTTTGttgttaggtagaccctttttgAGCACAGCCCGaaccaaaattgatgttaataagggtactttgtctatggaatttgatggtgagatTGTTCACTTTAACATCTTTGAGACCATGAAATATCCATCCGATTCAAATATTGGCTCTGTTTTCTCGATAAATGTTATTGACCCTGCTATacaggaggtttttgaaattgaaggcaGGGATGAACTAGAGGTCGTCCTGACCAGGCACTTTGAGTCCGAAACAACCTCTAGGGTAGAATTGAGTGAAGAGCTTAAATGCGTGATTGGATCGTTGCAAACGTTACCAACCACGAAGACAAGGTATGATCTTGCACCGATTTTCATACCCGAACCTCATCAAAGGTTACTTAcatctgtggtgcaggcacctgtCTTGGAACTAAAACCACTGCCGAAACACCTAAAGTATGTATACTTAGGTGAAGGGGAGACACTTCCAGTGATCATCTCCGCGGGTTTATCAAAGGTTCAAGAAGAGAAACTACTTCGAGTTCTTAGGGAACATAAGCAGGCGATAGGATGGACCATCGCCGACATCAAGGGAATTAGCCCCGCGGTGTGTATGCACCGAATTCGACTCGAGGAGAATGCTAAACCCGTACGGCAAGCTCAACGGAGATTAAATCCTCTCATGATGGAGGTcgtaaagaaagagattttaaaaCTGCTGgacgttggaattatatttgcaatatcagatagcccGTGGGTAAGTCCAGTACAGGTGGTCCCGAAGAAGGCAGGGGTGACAGTGGAATCAAACCAAGAGGGTGAGCTCGTACCAATTCGAAAGCCCACCGGATGGCGACAGTGTATCGATTACCGAAAGCTAAATGCCGTCACGAAAAAGGACCATTTCCCCCTCCCTTTCATTGACCAGATGGTGGAGCGATTAGCATGTCGAGCttactattgtttcttggatggattttcaggttATTTTCAAATTGCTATCGCACCCGAGGACCAAGAGAAGACTACTTTCACCTGCCCATTTGGAACATTTGCATACCGaaggatgccatttggattgtgtaatgcacctgctacctttcaaagatgcatggtaagtatcttttcagaatatgttgagaaaattattgaggttttcATGGACGATTTCAGTGTATATGGTGAAAGTTTTGAAAACTGTCTAGATAATCTGAAATTGATCTTAGTAaggtgtatagaaactaatctcgtgcttaattgggaaaaatgtcattttatggttgaacaCGGGATAGTTTTGGGTCATGTAGTATCATCTACAGGTATTGAGGTTGATAAGGCAAAAATAAATGTTATATctactttaccttaccccgcgagtgtgcgggaagttcgtTCCTTCTTGGGTCACGCAGGTTTCTATAgaaggttcatcaaggatttctcgaaaattggagCACCCTTGTTCCAACTTTTGCAAAAAGATGTATCCTTCGAATTTGATGAAACATGTAAGGGGGCATTCAATAAGTTAAAGGAGTTATTGATCACCtcacctattatccaacccCCTGACTGGAACCTCCCATTCGAGATCATGTGCGACGCCAGTGACTATGCAGTTGGTGCGGTATTGGGTCAAAGAGTAGGAAAAGCAGCTCATGCTATTTACTACGCATCTCGAGCCTTGAACGGAGCTCAATTGAACTATTCAACCAccgaaaaggagcttttagcagttgtttttgccttagaaaaatttcggtcttatttacttggtgctaaagttattattttttctgatcatgcagctttgCGGTATCTGTTGACCAAAAAAGAGGCTAAACCGCGATTGATACGGTGGATATTGTTGCTACAGGAGTTCAACCTGGAGATCCGAGATAAGAAAGGGGCGGAGAATCTGGTAGCAGATCACTTGAGTCGAGTACAAGTCGTCGAAGATGACATCCCATTGAGAGAAGCATTCCCCGAGgagcatttattttctattaactcatctttgccttggtatgcagatattgttaattttctagtcactgacaaatttcctacaggatggcctaaggcaaagagagacaagttgaGGAGCGATGCAAAGTTCTACATTTGGGATGATCCTTACCTCTGGAAGCGGGGTGCTGATCAAATCATCCGTagatgtgtaagtgaagttgaatttcaatctattctagcctattgtcactcttttgcatgtggaggtcaCTTTGGACCAAAGAGAACGGCTCGTAAGGTGCTAGAGAGTGGATTCTATTGGCCAACTCTATTCAAGGATGCCTACTCattttgtaagtcatgtgataagtgtcaaagaGTGGGTAATATCTCTCGTAGGGATCAAATGACTCAAACCCCAAtgattttgttgaaatttttgacgtttggggcattgattttatgggtccttttccttcttcctttggttttttgtatatattgcttgctgtaaattatgtttcgaaatgggtagaagcaaaggccacccgcactaatgattccaaagtggttgcagaattcgttaagtctaatatttttgttcgctttgggatgccgcgagcaattgtaagtgatcggggtactcatttctgcaacaaaaagaTCGCTGCAATTTTTAGGAGATATGGTGTCTTGCACAAAGTCTCTACATCATACCATCCTCAGACAAATGGTCAGGCGGAAACATCGAACCGAGAGATCAAATCAATTCTAGAAAAGATGGTCCGACccgataggaaggattggagtgtGAGACTAGATGATGCACTATGGGCATATAGGACAGCATACAAGACACCCATTGGCATGTCCCCTTACCGATTGGTATTTGGAAAGCCATGTCATCTCCCGGTCGAGTTTGAGCATAGAGCATTTTGGGCGGTCAAACAATGCAACATGGATATCGAGGAAGgcggaattcaaagaaagttacaATTACTAGAGTTGGAAGAAATTCGAAATGAAGCATACGAGAATGCAGTGATCTATAAGGAGAAGAATCAGATctttcatgaccaacagatcTCTAGGAAGACATTCGTCTGTGGGCAAAAAGTTTTACTATACCACTCCAAATTGAAACTATTTCCAGGTAaattacgttctcgttggattggcccttttgttgtgactaatgtctttcattatggtgcagtagagatccaaagtttgaaaacagagaagaaatttgtggtgaatggtcatcgtctcaagcCGTATTATGAAGGATTTCCAATTGAACGGGTGGAGATGATGCAACTGGAAGACCCGATTTGCTTAGTTTAAGCAAATTCTGGACtccgtctagccaaagacgttaaagaaaggcgcttttgggaggcaacccaatttttgattttgttggttTTTGTTGTGCGATTCGTTAAATATGTCGTTTCTCATCTGGGtattgcttaaatttgatatttttctcTACTATGATCAGGACAGGTGATCATGGCGTGCCCATGCGAAGAGGGCACGCATTAATCTCACAAGTTCCAACTTCAAGGTCAGAGGATGTTTCTAAAACATGGCATGCCCACGCCATGTTCgtaaaatctcaacattacGAAGTggaatcttggcgtgcccgGCGGAGAGGGCACGCGTTAATGTTCAAAACTGATTCTCAAGGTCAGAGAATGTTTtctaatcttggcgtgcccatgCCATGTTTGACgaactaaacaaaaaaaaaatcaaaaaagaaatcaaaaaaaaaaatacaattacTTTCTTTCTTAATATGCAGTTTAGTTTATCAACAAATCAATTtctgaatttaaaaaaaaatgtaagatcaaaaaaatttttttttctttctttttttttttttttttctttctttctttcttttctttttctttctttttctttctttctttctttctttcttgccaaGCCGctgtccctttctttttctttcttcttcggcTGCGAACCTCACCCAACCGCCGCCCACCCCAGCTCTTCTCGCCGCTGCCTCGGCTCTCCTCGCCAAGGGTGACCACCAGCTCATCTGACCTCCTTCACCCTTGCCATAGCCACCGCCTCCAAGATCCGCCTGAAGCCCCGAAAGCCGAGCACCACCAGATCCAGCTGCCGCAAACTCTTCTCTCTCACAGCCACCACCTTCATCGCACTACTGGCTTCGTATGCACGCGCCTGCCTCAATctctttctattatttttttttattttcttattttattattgcagtatgtttttattatttttattacagtacgtttttgaaaattttgcgtGTTTGGACTACCTGACATTTCTATTCCTCCTTAGTTGGGTACTTCTGTGttactttgcttgtttctttttactttgcttgatttttatttatttagtagaTTGACTTGTGAATTGAATGTCCAATCGttaatcattatatatatatatatattttaggtCGAATTGTGTTTAATCTGCTGTACTTTGTGTCTAACTGTGGGTAATTTGCTACAGTTGTTTGTTCAATTGGGAGGTGCTTTTACATTTGGCTAAGTTTGGAACCACGAGTGTTTATTGATTGCATTTGTTATAAGTATTGAGATATCTGTATAACTTGCGAGTGAATgcagtgtgcattttgttcattgaattgatttttcatttgttaGTGCTTTGAATTTCTTGTTTCCATTATTCGTTAGCAACTGTTGTCTATTGTGGTTTGGAGTGCAATTTGGAAAGAATGGTGAAACCACGATCCCGATCCTTTGACCTCCGCTTCGCCTCCTCCAACTACAAGTGCTAATAGCTGGCACCAGCTTCAGGGGAGTTTTGTTgtccttcttcttatttttactgtttcattatcacattgagggcaatgtgtgatttaagtgtgggggggatTTGGGTTTAGTTTTGATTGGTGTTTCTTTAATTTGCTGCCTTTCTTACTAGTGTTTTGATGAATAAATGTGGCATCTCACTCGTCTATTGCTGGTTATGATTTATTCTATGAATTTAGTTTAAGTGGCAAGTAAAAGCATGTTATCTTGGTGAATATCATGAGTTTAATGACTTGGTGcaaattgtggttaaattgtttaggcaatataaatattttactagcaattgttgtgtggattaggcaattgttgatcttagttctccatattaggagatgacgtgggccatgatctttaattatctggttttctggtgctttaattgtgattaataaatgaccctactccgctagtgtcgtcacccagtaaccgggagtcttcaccacaagtgtcgactttcgcgtcaaaaagtgactATATATATGAGTAGTTAGTCCTGAAGCTGTGAAgagttgagtaactgggctctttcatctaaaaatgtcagagttcacgtcaaaagacttgaatagcttgggactgagcatttattgaaaaaaaaattattataaaaaaaaataaataaaaaaaagagagaaaagaaaataataagtaagcttatgatcatgttggcctgccgatccttgttcttcaatgttgagattttgattttcagttgacccaattgctaacttttgctagtttaatattttgatttcttagacgacttagccatgaattggacgagtctatgatttcaggagctaaccgggagaaatatgtcttgacacttagccactaaaacttgattttgggataagcgtagcttggcagtaaatgaaatgagagttagccattgttgagtttagtgttcccatgcttgaggacaagcatgatttaagtgtggggggaattgatagggtgttaattgttagtaattttattgttaattctcctctttatccttgccaaatattgctttaattgtcaatatatatttatatttggtatttggatataCTTTCAGAAAGTGGAGCAGAAACTTTCTTGAGAAGATTATTGTGAAACTCTGTACAATTGGCCCATATGCATGGTGTAAACCAACGTCCATTTCTTTCTATAATGAAAAGGAATTGAATTGCATTTGGCTGGCCAACATCTCAATTAGGTGGGGACCGCGAAGACTTGACCATTGTGTAAAGACCATTTCCTTTCTTGATTCACGGTGCCTTTGTGGAAAGTAgcctttgcttttgttttcggtGGAGTTGATTAGGTAGGGAAAGGAATGTTTTCTTTTGTGAGCGTAGAGTGAAGTTTCGAATTGGCTTGTTTTATGGGGAGAGCCGCACATTTTGCGAGAGtcagtttttcttcttctcttccgtCTGGGCAGAGAAGTTTTTAGTTTTGGGGTGAAGATTTCTTGCGTGTCTTGTTTTCTTCCGTCTCTTCCATGagattatttttattgtattagACTACAGAGAATAcaattcttatttttaattattagtaAGAGATAAATGTCTTTGAGTTCAATTAAATTGCGTGGgaattttcttatgaggcgtggctaattttctcctctagtcaaggatcaacgcgaagaTGCAGTCctaaatatctgtgagatctaattaattttacgtgttccttaatttattaatatttgcatgttttctattttaatttcatgggattattttgttaattggatatcaagggcccgatgtgcaatttgacttattaatctcttgtcaaattaatcaattaaatccgtaattgtttagttggttaatattagtgacaactagtattttcacatactagggggacatgcaatctgatttaaataaccctcgtagcgtgttattaatttgggttaggcttttctagtttttaatgcaattaggaaattaattcctacggtcgtacctaggagtatttcctggttagggataatcaacggtcgtaccgtggttatcaataaattaaggaaaagctggtcgttagagtttatcggcgactataactaacctgttaataaaattaagtgaaccttctttgcatcaatgatcggatgaatggactgtgtctgcgtagttgtatccttggctagaatttatgtatcatttatttaattgctatttacaattgtatttattaattaattatttttggttaaattgtttaattatttttagtttatttctgataaaaatcccccgtgtcccgaacttgaaaagaatcgaatttttcccaatccctgtggattcgaccctactcactactatacacagaaaattcatttttctcgagtaggtatttattattgcacaggctcgacacctgtcacaGCCCCAATGCGCTTCACATTGTGTAAGGAGAACATCACTAAGGACTCGAGACAAGGCAAGTTCCCTAGTGGTGGTACTTGTTCACACTTGCCCAATTTCTCCAACCTGAGGCGTACCAGATTCCGAAGTATCAAATGATCCTTTGCCACCATCCACGACGGAAACCTTGAACCTTTGAAACCGTTAATGGCTAAACTTTTCAAGTTTGGGTGAGGTTGGAGACCTTCCATGACACTATTGATATTGTTGTCATCACAATCTTCTTTCCTGTCATTCCATGAAAGTCTTAAATCTTGAATGCTTGATTTTTCGGACAACTTTGCTTTTGCTGCTGATTCAAAGCTGCTCACATTCTCAAGTCCAAATATTTCTAACTTGTCTCGGAGGTTGCGCAAGTGTTCCAACTCCTCAAGTTGACATCCCTTGTCTTGGCTTACCACGAAGTGGGGCAATGTCTGAAGATTAGCCAGCTGCCCAATTCCCGGGAACAAACATCGGATCTCCAAAAGAAACTCGGAATACTCGAAATGCCTCAAGTTAATTAAATTGCTAAACTTTTTAGGTATCTCTTTCAAGTAAACTACTTTCAAGGTCATCAAATTGTAGAGCTTTGTGATGGAATCTGGCAGAGTGATGATACGAGTTTTACAGATATCAAGATATCTTAAATGTTTCATATTACCAACTGCATTCGGGAGATGAGCAACATCCCGGCAGTTTACTATTAACACACAAAGATATCTAGATGTTTCCAATATGTCTTCGAGCACAATACCACGACCCACAAGATGAAGCGTTTGTAAATTTGGAGGAATCCCTTCGATCTTCTTTAACACCATCCCTCGACTCAGAATAATGGTCAAATGCATGACTTCATCATCATGACTGACTACCATGCCATCCTCTGTATTTAAGAAACAATTATTTGACACTTGCAATGAAAGATCATGCACAAGGTCGTGCATCCGGCAGCGCTTGATTCCATTAATGGAATTCTCAGAAGTAGCTTGCAACAAAGAACTCCGAAGCAATATGTTGAAATAGTCACTGCCTACATCCTCCATTTGCAAATGACCTCCCTTGGCATCATTAATCAATCCCTGGGCCATCCAAATCTGTATCAAGCTTTGTTTTTCCATATCAGTGTCCTTCGGGAAAATGGAACAACTTGCAAAGCATTGTTCCACTGACAATGAAGGTAAGTTTTCGCAACTCAGCATCAGGACAGAAATGACTCCACCTTCATTATTGGCCGACTCATTCCATATTTCACTCTTCTCAAGCTTCAACCATTCCGAGGCATCCTTTTT is from Coffea eugenioides isolate CCC68of unplaced genomic scaffold, Ceug_1.0 ScVebR1_302;HRSCAF=953, whole genome shotgun sequence and encodes:
- the LOC113757386 gene encoding putative disease resistance protein RGA3: MPEAVLSFVIVILNKILPLAAHEVSRVWAVKKDLEKLAEEVQMMEALILDAEGKQSTSKAVQLWLKRLQSIARDAEIVLDDFGYEVLRQKVENRKRDKVRNFFSSSNPISFRLEMANKIKNVSASLEEAYRRANQIGLHPVQLPMTSADHKEDRWTDPFVEESEMVGREVEISQVVSMLISSDYKKDLPVISIVGMGGQGKTTLAQLVLKNDSVVKHFDETIWVCVSDDFKVERLLNEMLQSLKGKSADTTNRETLVKELQDNLKGKRYLLVLDDIWNENRQKWNGMRRRLLAIGGAPGSKILVTTRSDEVASAMQTSGLHHLDILSDDHSWMLFEKLAFADGGARKTQDLVDIGRRILKKCGGVPLAIKVIGGLLYSKKDASEWLKLEKSEIWNESANNEGGVISVLMLSCENLPSLSVEQCFASCSIFPKDTDMEKQSLIQIWMAQGLINDAKGGHLQMEDVGSDYFNILLRSSLLQATSENSINGIKRCRMHDLVHDLSLQVSNNCFLNTEDGMVVSHDDEVMHLTIILSRGMVLKKIEGIPPNLQTLHLVGRGIVLEDILETSRYLCVLIVNCRDVAHLPNAVGNMKHLRYLDICKTRIITLPDSITKLYNLMTLKVVYLKEIPKKFSNLINLRHFEYSEFLLEIRCLFPGIGQLANLQTLPHFVVSQDKGCQLEELEHLRNLRDKLEIFGLENVSSFESAAKAKLSEKSSIQDLRLSWNDRKEDCDDNNINSVMEGLQPHPNLKSLAINGFKGSRFPSWMVAKDHLILRNLVRLRLEKLGKCEQVPPLGNLPCLESLVMFSLHNVKRIGAVTGVEPVQ